From the Maioricimonas rarisocia genome, one window contains:
- a CDS encoding DUF1559 domain-containing protein, with protein MTQVRVRTSPRRGFTLIELLVVIAIIAILIALLLPAVQQAREAARRTQCKNNLKQIGLALHNYHDVHGRFVYRKGGTDGYGDSSRLDGNYRRRSGMISLLPYIDQAPLYNLIEAGDTSTSPPVPPGGPAPWSSGWQVWWQQIPGFRCPSDPGITTARGTCSYAFSMGDYVAGNNRDSTDVNGLFAAHTTYAVRDVLDGTSNTLAFSERVQASFGIGARSNPDIREGILTGVSSITSNPGACLAAAAAISSGNRYTNGSQVKGKFSSFWHDGQPENVAFTSVLAPNSPSCINDTNPNSDGAVSLMSASSHHTGGVHALMVDGAVRFISDSIDTGNLGIATTLGGSSPYGVWGALGTKRGGEVVSEF; from the coding sequence ATGACGCAAGTTAGAGTCCGTACGTCCCCCCGTCGGGGATTCACCCTCATCGAGCTGCTGGTGGTAATCGCCATCATCGCCATCCTCATCGCCCTGCTTCTGCCGGCCGTTCAGCAGGCCCGAGAAGCAGCCCGCCGCACCCAGTGCAAAAACAACCTCAAGCAGATCGGGCTGGCACTTCACAACTACCACGACGTGCACGGCCGTTTCGTCTACCGCAAGGGAGGCACCGATGGCTATGGGGACTCGAGCCGTCTGGACGGCAACTACCGTCGCCGCTCCGGAATGATCTCGCTCCTTCCGTATATCGATCAGGCTCCCCTCTACAATCTGATCGAAGCTGGCGATACCTCGACCAGCCCCCCGGTCCCTCCCGGTGGTCCCGCTCCCTGGAGCAGCGGCTGGCAGGTCTGGTGGCAGCAGATTCCCGGCTTCCGGTGCCCCTCCGACCCCGGCATCACCACCGCCCGCGGAACCTGCAGCTACGCCTTCAGCATGGGTGACTACGTCGCCGGCAACAATCGCGACTCCACCGACGTCAACGGCCTGTTCGCCGCTCATACCACCTACGCTGTCCGCGATGTCCTCGACGGAACCAGCAACACTCTCGCCTTCAGCGAACGTGTGCAGGCCAGCTTCGGCATCGGCGCCCGCAGCAATCCCGACATCCGCGAAGGCATCCTGACCGGCGTCTCGTCGATCACCTCCAACCCGGGCGCCTGCCTGGCCGCTGCCGCAGCCATCTCGTCCGGCAACCGTTACACCAACGGCAGCCAGGTGAAAGGCAAGTTCAGCTCCTTCTGGCATGACGGACAGCCCGAGAACGTCGCCTTTACTTCCGTTCTCGCGCCCAACTCGCCCTCCTGCATCAACGACACCAACCCCAACTCCGACGGTGCCGTCAGCCTCATGTCGGCCAGCAGCCACCACACCGGCGGCGTCCATGCCCTCATGGTCGACGGTGCGGTCCGCTTCATCTCCGACAGCATCGACACCGGCAACCTCGGCATCGCCACCACCCTCGGTGGATCCAGCCCTTACGGTGTCTGGGGTGCCCTCGGCACCAAGCGCGGCGGCGAAGTCGTCTCCGAATTCTGA
- a CDS encoding glycoside hydrolase family 2 protein, whose product MRPTLLFLLAVVLLQAPAAAEVPIVDSWKYTFRRPAEGWRTADFDEAGWKDGFGGFGTPETPGSRVGTYWRTNNIWIRKQFELDSIPEQPALLIHHDENAQVFINGRRVAAFEGYTTEYKVVPLDAEVKQALRKGVNTLAVHCRQTAGGQFIDVHVVDGQNVPELPPAQRSMKPFESELMTTWGAEITPENAWTEYPRPQLRRNEWQNLNGQWDYAITKADRAEVPEEWTGEILVPFCLESKLGGVQRLLDPDEALWYRRTFDASTGDGERMLLHFEAVDYECEVWVNGTSVGTHRGGNTPFSFDVTEALRDGENELLVRVEDDTEEWQLRGKQTLSPRGIWYTQVSGIWQTVWLEPVPAAHIEDLTIGTDAASGSITVRTDVGGEAEGGSVRVVVKDGDRVVADGRGDGEAITITVPDAKLWSPSSPHLYRLEVALVDEQGEVLDRVESYAGIRSVGKTLDDEGHLRFTLNGERIFHWGPLDQGWWPDGLLTPPSDEAMVFELEFLKKAGFNMLRKHIKVEPRRYYYHCDRLGLMVWQDQVSAGNNPPWTRLQPDPQDAEWPDDEHEQFMVELKQMIDLLESHPSIVVWVPFNEAWGQHRTIKVGEWTVERDPSRLVNVASGGNFWPVGDIVDHHSYPHPEFPFDAERYREFIKVVGEFGGHGYPVEGHLWDVDRRNWGYGGLPKNKEEWLERYERSIDILAELKEQGIAAGVYTQTTDVEGEINGLLTYDRKVPKIPAEKLREISRRLFE is encoded by the coding sequence ATGAGACCGACGCTTCTCTTCCTGCTGGCTGTCGTACTGCTACAGGCTCCCGCAGCGGCCGAGGTACCGATCGTCGACTCGTGGAAGTACACCTTCCGCCGACCGGCCGAGGGCTGGCGCACCGCGGACTTCGACGAAGCGGGGTGGAAGGACGGATTCGGGGGATTCGGCACGCCTGAGACTCCCGGCTCGCGGGTGGGAACATACTGGCGGACGAACAACATCTGGATCCGCAAGCAGTTCGAGCTGGATTCGATTCCGGAGCAGCCGGCACTGCTGATTCACCACGATGAAAACGCTCAGGTGTTCATTAACGGTCGCCGGGTCGCCGCGTTCGAGGGCTACACGACCGAGTACAAGGTTGTCCCGCTCGACGCCGAAGTGAAGCAGGCGCTGCGCAAAGGGGTGAACACTCTCGCCGTTCACTGCCGACAGACGGCTGGCGGGCAGTTCATCGACGTGCATGTCGTCGACGGACAGAACGTGCCGGAGCTGCCGCCTGCGCAGCGGAGCATGAAACCGTTCGAGTCGGAGCTGATGACGACGTGGGGGGCGGAGATCACTCCGGAGAACGCGTGGACCGAGTATCCCCGGCCGCAGCTTCGCCGGAACGAGTGGCAGAATCTGAACGGCCAGTGGGACTACGCGATCACGAAAGCGGACCGGGCCGAGGTGCCAGAGGAATGGACGGGCGAGATTCTGGTGCCGTTCTGCCTGGAATCGAAGCTGGGGGGCGTGCAGCGGCTGCTCGACCCGGATGAGGCGTTGTGGTATCGGCGGACGTTCGACGCATCCACCGGCGACGGCGAGCGGATGCTGCTGCACTTCGAGGCGGTCGACTACGAATGCGAAGTGTGGGTGAACGGGACTTCTGTCGGTACGCACCGGGGCGGGAATACGCCGTTCTCCTTCGACGTGACCGAAGCCCTGCGCGATGGTGAGAACGAGCTGCTCGTGCGGGTCGAAGACGATACCGAGGAGTGGCAACTTCGCGGGAAGCAGACGCTTTCGCCGCGGGGCATCTGGTACACGCAGGTCTCGGGCATCTGGCAGACGGTCTGGCTGGAGCCGGTACCGGCTGCGCATATCGAGGATCTGACGATCGGAACGGACGCGGCCAGCGGTTCGATCACAGTTCGCACGGATGTCGGCGGCGAGGCGGAAGGGGGGTCGGTCCGGGTTGTCGTGAAGGATGGCGACAGGGTGGTGGCGGATGGCCGCGGCGATGGCGAGGCGATCACGATCACCGTTCCGGATGCGAAGCTGTGGTCTCCCTCTTCGCCGCACCTGTACCGGTTGGAGGTGGCACTTGTCGACGAGCAGGGCGAGGTGCTGGACCGCGTCGAGTCGTACGCGGGGATCCGTTCGGTCGGCAAGACGCTCGACGACGAGGGTCATCTGCGATTCACGCTGAACGGTGAACGGATCTTCCACTGGGGGCCGCTGGACCAGGGGTGGTGGCCGGATGGTCTGCTGACACCGCCGTCGGACGAGGCGATGGTGTTCGAGCTGGAGTTTCTGAAGAAGGCCGGCTTCAACATGCTCCGCAAGCACATCAAGGTGGAGCCGCGGCGGTACTACTATCACTGCGACCGGCTGGGGCTGATGGTCTGGCAGGATCAGGTGAGCGCCGGGAACAATCCGCCGTGGACGCGACTGCAGCCGGACCCGCAGGATGCCGAGTGGCCTGACGATGAGCATGAACAGTTCATGGTCGAACTGAAGCAGATGATCGATCTGCTGGAGAGTCACCCGTCGATCGTGGTGTGGGTGCCGTTCAATGAAGCGTGGGGCCAGCACCGGACGATCAAGGTGGGGGAGTGGACGGTCGAGCGTGATCCCAGCCGGCTGGTGAACGTGGCGAGCGGGGGGAACTTCTGGCCGGTGGGTGACATCGTCGATCATCACAGCTACCCGCATCCGGAGTTTCCGTTCGATGCAGAGCGGTACCGGGAGTTCATCAAGGTCGTGGGTGAGTTCGGCGGGCACGGATATCCGGTCGAAGGGCACCTGTGGGACGTGGATCGCCGCAACTGGGGGTACGGCGGGCTTCCGAAGAACAAGGAAGAATGGCTGGAGCGATACGAGCGATCGATCGACATTCTGGCCGAGCTGAAGGAGCAGGGGATCGCCGCCGGCGTCTACACGCAGACGACGGACGTCGAAGGGGAGATCAACGGTCTGCTGACGTACGACCGGAAGGTGCCGAAGATTCCGGCAGAGAAGCTGCGCGAGATTTCGCGACGGCTGTTCGAGTGA
- a CDS encoding carboxypeptidase-like regulatory domain-containing protein, translated as MRYSFWIFPLCCLAALGCTSESRETPVPVYPVTGVVTLNGEPVVGADVTFYNADAARSAFGRTDDEGRYQLSTFSSNDGAVDGRHIVTIVKVDAPAADAAPVASIESEAYVPPGAGASTTPAKPKSTLPEKFSSQQTSGLTAIVNAEGDNEIDFELTN; from the coding sequence ATGCGATACTCTTTCTGGATCTTCCCCCTCTGCTGCCTGGCGGCACTCGGCTGCACGTCCGAAAGCCGGGAAACGCCCGTCCCGGTTTACCCGGTCACCGGCGTCGTCACGCTCAACGGCGAGCCGGTCGTGGGAGCCGACGTCACCTTCTACAACGCCGATGCTGCCCGCAGCGCCTTCGGCCGTACCGATGACGAAGGTCGCTACCAGCTCAGCACCTTCTCCTCGAACGACGGTGCCGTCGATGGCCGGCACATTGTCACCATCGTCAAGGTCGACGCTCCGGCCGCCGACGCAGCCCCCGTCGCCTCGATTGAGTCGGAAGCGTACGTTCCCCCCGGTGCCGGTGCCTCCACGACCCCTGCCAAACCGAAGTCCACCCTCCCGGAGAAGTTCTCCAGCCAGCAGACCTCCGGCCTCACCGCCATCGTGAATGCCGAGGGCGATAACGAAATCGACTTCGAACTGACGAACTGA
- a CDS encoding sulfatase family protein: protein MKFLVPVVVVLLLGAGPAGAEVPPNIIVFLADDMGMGDTSVYRDWTGNGPDVQLHTPHMERLARMGVRFTDAHSPHSRCTTSRYALMTGRYCWRTRLKHWVLFGVHGDPLIERDRPTLASFLQEAGYRTGMVGKWHLGLTYRNSNGEPAKGWDDADLTQPLADGPVDHGFDFFFGISRSHPTSGPHGQKRNTPDQRIGPGWMRNRDVIGATGNGKQLDGSYVLKEIGPRLHEAAMEFLRESNEAEQPFFLYFASPANHTPHTPSDEIAGVPVKGASRYVNGEPTGSTRLDFVLENDVQVGLLLEFLQGPDPRRPGHRLIENTLFVFASDNGAESKAKTATGPLRSNKGSTYEGGHRIPFFAAWPAGGIGDGNVETDGQTCERLLGLNDLFATVAEILDRPLPDLAQGERGAEDSISQLAALRGEPFEPRPALFPNDHKEASRKLSDKRAVVAVRSNGAPVPGKWKLFLDHRYAFEGELHPLELYNLADDPREMTNRLDDPAARPVVEFLLEQARAVAGGGSRR, encoded by the coding sequence ATGAAGTTCCTGGTTCCTGTTGTTGTGGTGCTGCTGCTCGGTGCCGGTCCTGCCGGGGCGGAGGTTCCTCCCAACATTATCGTCTTCCTTGCCGACGACATGGGAATGGGAGACACGTCGGTCTACCGGGACTGGACGGGGAACGGCCCGGACGTGCAGCTGCATACGCCGCACATGGAGCGGCTGGCCCGGATGGGGGTCCGCTTTACCGATGCTCATTCGCCGCACAGCCGCTGCACGACGTCGCGATATGCCCTGATGACGGGCCGCTACTGCTGGCGGACGCGGCTGAAGCACTGGGTTCTGTTCGGCGTGCATGGCGATCCGCTGATCGAACGGGACCGTCCGACGCTGGCCTCGTTTCTGCAGGAGGCAGGCTACCGGACCGGAATGGTGGGGAAGTGGCATCTGGGGCTGACGTACCGCAACAGCAACGGTGAGCCGGCGAAAGGATGGGACGATGCGGATCTGACGCAGCCGCTGGCGGACGGTCCGGTCGATCATGGCTTTGACTTTTTCTTCGGCATCTCGCGGAGTCATCCGACGTCTGGTCCCCACGGGCAGAAGCGAAACACGCCCGACCAGCGGATCGGTCCGGGCTGGATGCGGAACCGCGACGTCATTGGAGCAACCGGGAACGGGAAGCAGCTGGACGGCTCGTACGTGCTGAAGGAGATCGGGCCGCGGCTGCATGAGGCGGCGATGGAGTTTCTGCGGGAATCGAACGAGGCAGAGCAGCCGTTCTTCCTGTATTTCGCCTCACCCGCCAATCACACGCCGCACACGCCGTCTGATGAGATTGCCGGTGTGCCGGTGAAAGGGGCGAGCCGGTATGTGAATGGCGAGCCGACGGGATCGACCCGGCTGGACTTCGTGCTTGAGAACGATGTGCAGGTGGGGTTGCTGCTGGAGTTTCTGCAGGGGCCCGATCCGCGTCGGCCGGGGCATCGGCTGATCGAGAACACGCTGTTTGTCTTCGCCAGCGACAATGGTGCGGAGTCGAAGGCGAAGACGGCAACCGGTCCGCTGCGCAGCAACAAGGGGTCGACGTACGAGGGAGGCCATCGGATTCCGTTTTTCGCGGCGTGGCCGGCGGGAGGAATCGGGGACGGCAATGTCGAAACCGACGGTCAGACCTGTGAACGGCTGCTGGGGCTGAACGACCTGTTCGCGACGGTGGCGGAGATTCTGGATCGCCCGCTGCCGGATCTGGCACAGGGTGAGCGGGGGGCCGAGGACAGCATCAGTCAGCTGGCCGCTCTGCGGGGTGAACCATTCGAGCCGCGGCCGGCCCTGTTTCCGAACGACCACAAAGAGGCGTCGCGGAAGCTGTCGGACAAGCGGGCGGTGGTTGCGGTGCGGTCGAACGGGGCACCGGTTCCGGGGAAATGGAAGCTGTTTCTCGATCACCGGTATGCGTTCGAGGGGGAGCTGCATCCGCTGGAGCTGTACAACCTGGCGGATGATCCGCGGGAGATGACGAACCGGCTGGACGATCCTGCGGCGCGGCCGGTGGTGGAGTTTCTGCTGGAGCAGGCGCGGGCCGTGGCGGGAGGAGGAAGCAGGAGGTAG
- a CDS encoding family 43 glycosylhydrolase, with protein sequence MKRQWGRGLACLAVLVVLLASSRAKAAEVPPNIITVFIDDMGWSDLSCFGGDVVETEQIDRLAAEGLRFTNFYVNSPICSPSRVALSTGQYPQRWRISSYLANRKRNRQRGMDQWLDPEAPMLARELDAAGYATGHFGKWHMGGQRDVGEAPLITEYGFDESLTNFEGLGPRVLPLKDAYDGKRPGRHDLGSAKLGRGPIRWEDRSVVTAAFVTDAVAFIDEAQEAGRRFYVNLWPDDVHSPFFPPEVLRNETDGSKRALYYAVLDAMDQQLGVLFDRIRNDTALRENTLIVVASDNGPEQGAGTAAPLRGHKTLLYEGGVRSPLIVWGPGLLADDVAGTVNETSVLSALDLNRSFYEITGVEPPEGVELDGENLAATLLGKGKRSREAPIFFRRPPDRPGTKEEPNPDLAARDGKWKFYVNYDGSRPQLYDLSADVSETKNVVEDHPEVAARLKQGVMAWNAGLPKDAGDPTYAESGRVGSLPAGRFVNPIGEGADPWVVRDPNADRYLWCLSEGNRGISIHTSDSLTRLGTKHVVWRAPETGPCSREVWAPELHFLDGRWHVYFAASDGRNENHLAWVLRSQSENPLGPYELHGPLATGEGADRESPNVWAIDMTVLEHAGRRYAVWSGWDAPGTDRQYLYIAAMKSPTELSGRRVRICDNADYLWERVEPGPEHRGLNEAPQVLKREGRTFLLYSCGASWLPTYKLGLLELTGDDPLDPGAWTKHPEPVFAGTEETYGVGHSCFVRSPDGSEWWHVFHAKRDRRPGWRRAVFVQPMEFARDGFPQFGKPVRAGEPLRRPSGETPRDVKLPYRSSLKGDHLPPGWSYYGHHQFIDAARDGLHLGVVPEAPINEYRSGEKVVLDGMLPADLSIEVTIDFRGDGDARDAGILFRCSGSSVGYDAQRGYFAGLIPRTGLVILGRMDGETWTELARAPAEIDANRPQRLQVDVAGEQIDVLVDGERVLSRRDGMLSQGSVGLRVVDAHGVFSDVVMEER encoded by the coding sequence ATGAAGCGGCAGTGGGGACGTGGTCTGGCCTGTCTGGCGGTGCTGGTGGTGTTGCTCGCTTCATCACGAGCGAAGGCGGCGGAGGTGCCACCGAACATCATCACCGTGTTCATCGACGACATGGGGTGGTCGGACCTGTCCTGCTTCGGGGGTGACGTCGTCGAGACGGAGCAGATCGACCGGCTGGCGGCCGAAGGTCTGCGGTTCACCAACTTCTACGTCAATTCGCCGATCTGCTCGCCGTCACGGGTGGCGCTGTCGACGGGGCAGTATCCGCAGCGGTGGCGGATCAGTTCCTACCTGGCGAACCGGAAGCGGAACCGTCAGCGGGGCATGGACCAGTGGCTCGATCCCGAAGCACCGATGCTGGCCCGGGAACTCGACGCGGCCGGCTACGCGACCGGGCACTTCGGCAAATGGCACATGGGTGGGCAGCGGGACGTCGGCGAAGCACCGCTGATCACCGAGTACGGCTTCGACGAGAGTCTGACCAATTTCGAGGGGCTGGGGCCGCGAGTACTGCCACTGAAGGATGCCTACGACGGCAAGCGGCCCGGCCGGCACGATCTGGGCTCGGCGAAGCTGGGGCGGGGGCCGATCCGCTGGGAAGACCGTTCGGTGGTGACGGCGGCATTCGTGACGGATGCGGTGGCGTTCATCGACGAGGCGCAGGAAGCGGGCAGACGGTTCTACGTGAACCTGTGGCCGGACGATGTGCATTCGCCGTTCTTTCCGCCGGAGGTGCTCCGCAACGAAACGGACGGAAGCAAGCGAGCGCTGTATTACGCGGTGCTCGATGCGATGGACCAACAACTGGGCGTGCTGTTCGATCGGATCCGGAACGACACGGCACTGCGGGAGAACACGCTGATCGTCGTGGCGTCGGATAACGGGCCGGAACAGGGGGCCGGGACGGCGGCTCCGCTGCGGGGGCACAAGACGCTGCTGTACGAAGGGGGCGTTCGCTCGCCGCTGATCGTCTGGGGGCCGGGCCTGCTCGCGGACGATGTCGCGGGAACAGTCAACGAGACGTCGGTGCTGAGTGCACTGGACCTCAACCGGTCGTTCTACGAGATCACCGGCGTCGAGCCGCCCGAGGGAGTCGAACTGGACGGGGAGAACCTGGCGGCGACGCTGCTGGGGAAAGGAAAGCGCAGCCGCGAGGCACCGATCTTCTTCCGTCGGCCGCCGGACCGTCCCGGCACGAAGGAGGAGCCGAACCCGGACCTGGCGGCGCGGGACGGGAAGTGGAAGTTCTACGTCAACTACGACGGTTCGCGGCCACAGCTGTACGACCTGTCGGCCGATGTTTCGGAAACGAAGAACGTCGTGGAGGACCATCCGGAGGTTGCCGCCCGGCTGAAGCAGGGGGTGATGGCGTGGAATGCCGGGCTGCCGAAGGATGCGGGTGATCCGACGTACGCTGAGTCGGGACGGGTCGGCTCGTTGCCGGCGGGGCGGTTCGTGAACCCGATTGGTGAAGGGGCTGATCCGTGGGTGGTTCGTGATCCGAATGCGGACCGGTATCTGTGGTGCCTCTCGGAGGGGAACCGGGGGATCTCGATTCACACAAGCGATTCGCTGACGCGTCTCGGCACGAAGCACGTCGTCTGGCGGGCTCCGGAGACGGGTCCCTGTTCGCGGGAAGTGTGGGCTCCGGAGCTGCATTTTCTGGACGGGCGGTGGCACGTGTATTTCGCGGCGTCCGATGGGCGGAACGAGAATCACCTGGCGTGGGTACTGCGGTCGCAGAGTGAGAATCCACTCGGCCCGTATGAGCTGCATGGTCCGCTGGCGACGGGGGAGGGGGCTGATCGAGAGTCTCCAAACGTCTGGGCGATCGACATGACGGTGCTCGAACATGCGGGCCGCCGCTACGCGGTCTGGTCGGGCTGGGATGCTCCGGGGACGGACCGGCAGTATCTGTACATTGCTGCGATGAAGTCGCCGACGGAGCTGAGCGGCCGGCGGGTGCGGATCTGCGACAATGCCGACTACCTGTGGGAGCGGGTGGAGCCGGGGCCGGAACACCGGGGGCTTAACGAAGCGCCCCAGGTGCTGAAGCGGGAGGGACGGACGTTTCTGCTGTATTCGTGCGGGGCGTCGTGGCTGCCAACCTACAAGCTGGGGCTGCTGGAACTGACGGGGGATGACCCGCTCGATCCGGGCGCGTGGACGAAGCATCCGGAACCGGTGTTTGCCGGCACGGAGGAGACGTACGGGGTCGGGCATTCCTGCTTCGTGCGGTCGCCGGATGGAAGCGAGTGGTGGCACGTGTTTCATGCCAAGCGGGATCGCCGGCCGGGGTGGCGGCGGGCGGTGTTCGTGCAGCCGATGGAATTTGCGCGAGACGGCTTTCCACAGTTCGGCAAGCCGGTTCGCGCGGGGGAGCCGCTGCGGCGGCCTTCCGGAGAAACCCCGCGCGATGTCAAGCTTCCGTACCGGAGTTCGCTGAAGGGGGATCACCTCCCGCCAGGATGGAGCTACTACGGGCATCATCAGTTCATCGATGCGGCACGTGACGGTCTGCATCTGGGGGTGGTTCCCGAGGCGCCGATCAACGAATACCGCTCGGGCGAGAAGGTCGTACTGGACGGGATGTTGCCGGCGGACCTTTCGATCGAAGTGACGATCGACTTTCGGGGGGACGGTGACGCACGGGATGCGGGGATTCTGTTTCGGTGCAGCGGGTCTTCGGTCGGGTATGACGCACAGCGGGGTTATTTCGCGGGCCTGATTCCGCGGACGGGGCTGGTCATCCTGGGCCGGATGGACGGGGAAACGTGGACCGAACTGGCGCGGGCGCCGGCGGAGATCGACGCAAACCGGCCGCAGCGTCTGCAGGTGGATGTGGCGGGTGAGCAGATCGACGTTCTGGTGGATGGTGAGCGGGTGCTGAGCAGGCGGGACGGGATGCTTTCGCAGGGTTCGGTCGGGCTGCGGGTTGTGGATGCGCACGGGGTGTTTTCGGATGTGGTGATGGAGGAGCGGTAG